The window TATAACAAACTTTGACCAACAATTTTTTTCATCATGGTTTTACCTAGATTTTTCCATCAAACTAAAATCGCGAGTCCATTATATTGGATATTCTATAATTAAATATAGTTTCATCCAATGAATTTGGAAAGCgaaaattatttatgaatttgattaaaataaaataacttgattttgaaaaagatttgattaatgaatttcaaatgaaacACATTTTTATGTAGAATAGttttcttatgagacggtctcacgaatctttatctgtgagacgggtcaaccctactgatattcacaataaaaagtaacactcttagtataaaaagtaataatttttcatggatgacccaaataagagatccgtctcacaaaatacgacccgtgtgACCGTCCCAcgcaagtttttgttttttatgtatcCAAAATTCATTCTAATTATTATTGCAATGCTTACTTTGATATATATTAGATTTAAAATTCACttatttgtaataaaaaaatcaagaaatatgAAATCAGCTTTTCAAATACATCGATTCAAGTATACCAAAatacttataattttttttttacaaaatttttataaagattttaaaagttattttaagaataaatatgtgGTTAGAAAAATATTCTATGATTTTCATAAATGACTTGATTTCTAAAATCACTAAAAAACACATGATCtcaattgtttttaaaaaactataataggaaaacattttttaaataatatttatcaaaatctttttataaaatattatccaaacACATACttgaaggttttttttttttacttataaaatactaaaaacatttataaaatacgaaccaaaaattatatgatattatCCAAATACATCCATTAGTGATCGCCTGTACGTAatcacattttaaaaaaaactatatttgatcacattcaaaattaatactattatatataaatcatttttttccgAAAATTCCAACTTATGGTGGAGACTCGACAATGATCTTATATTTTAACATGCCACTCGTGTAAGCTGAAAAAAAGAAGATCAATTCACGAGTAAATAAATTTCTAGATTTTAGCTAGAAGTGGCTAGGATTCtcaaaaatattgaaagaataaTAGTATATCTTAAGTTGCTTTCCGGGAATTACACCATTGGTTCTATATTCATCCATTGTCCCTGGAACTGAACATTGCTGAAGCATACTTGTGAGATTCGGGTCACGGTGTTCGGGCATTCCGACGATTAAACTCGGATCCGGGCATGGAATATGGTGATTAATCAACAATATATAGTTGAGTTTTACTCAATTCTCCATCAAAATATCCGGGTTTAAGCCCCAATGCTTCACCAAAAAGATCCAATATCCTCAACAGAAACTTCCTCCCCTCTAAGGAATACTTTCCCACAAGTTCCCTCAAGGTAAgccaaataaatttaataaatcttgaAAACTCAGGGATCATATTAGTGAATGAAATATTGAAATAACATGCGAATCGGGACCCATCATATACCGGTATCTGGTAGGGTTTTCGGGCAACAGGCCGATGTCTTCGATAGGATGACAACGGTGGGTAAAATTATCCCTCCAGTGGTGAAATTCTTCTTTTTCATAATCCATTGAGCTGGAATAGATTCTACACTTTCTTTTGAAGTCAGTAGAATAAAAGCTCGATTTGAACTCCGGTGACATACTGAAAAACCCCTGGATTACGCGCATTGTTTCGTGCATCAGGCTTTTAAGGGATTCCATGGTTGATCACCTGGAAACAAAATTTTTCCTGTCAGAATTTTATAGCTTCTTATGGAAAAAAAAAGCTACGAATTCGTAAAAGTTTGATGCTTTGATACATCAACTAGTGAACCTGGAAGATACCAAATTTTTGACATTCATTCAAAATCTCGACTTTTCGCCATTTCATGAAGATTCATAACTGGAATGTTTTTGAATAAGGGAAAGAACCtccattaatttttatttatatatgatcGCGTGAGGATTTATGAATCTAGAACACTGATTAAATAGTTGAAGAATAAAAATCATCAAGGCTAAAGTCTATCATAGGACGACAtggaaattttttcaaaaatcatatatttcatttcaaaGGTATACACCAGCAAATGGGGTCGAGTACCACCTGTTTATCTAGCTactaaaaatcattaaaaaaatttgaggcAAAAGAAGAAAATCATTAAATTTGGGTAATTTCAAATGATGTCCTGGAAATTGGTATAatttgtcattttattttaaataataaaaggaaATTATCCCATAATTTTTCTTAGTTTTTTAGTAATTAAATTGCTTTCAACTCAATATCAACTTGGATTTGATTATATCTCTAGGAAATATGACTTTCtaaacataaaatttcttttttttagtaCTTGGGGGCAAATCTGTCTATTTATTATTTCTGTAATTTTCTCACATTTTTTGGGCTTTGGCTTGTAGACTTTGCAACTAATAGACCAAGGCCTAACATTTGATTGTTAGGTATCCAATCGTAAATATCACAGTCCAAGGTTCGTCAATTCACAAATCAGTTCTCGTAAGAttttagattattttttaaaaaaattatgagtagttcttttgtgagacgatctcacaaatctttatctgttagaCGGGTCAAATctattgatattcacaataaaaagtaatagtcttagcataaaaaataatattttttcatagacgacccaaataagatatctgtctcacaaaatacgatccgtgagactgtctcacacaagtttttgccaaaaattaTTGCTTGTTTTAGTTTGTGAATGAGCAAACTCGATATCATAGAATTTAAATCTATAATTTACGTCATGTTATATTTCAttgaatataatttaattactttaattgaatatttagtttatgatatgtgatatataattaaCAAGGTCATTTGATTAGTAGGAAAAACCATGTACGTGTTTTggttgaaaatgaaaaaaaaatatcagtCATGTTTTTAACACACTTATATTTTATTGTTACTAACTAACACATCCGTTATTTCATACGTCGTCATCGACCGAACTAAAACAATATACTTTTCGAGTTGAGTGAGATCCGTTGAACGACGACACACATATTGCATGTATAAAAATCAATGATATTTCTATGCATGAAATGatccaaaatatatatttaatttaaaggtaTTTATTGCagtacaatatttttatttgatttaatttaccACATTTCGTTGACAAAGTTGACGAAATATTTAGTGAACACCAATTTGGAGTTTGTAAATAGTCTCgatcacacaattttttttaaaaaaaatttggcattAACTTTTATTGACACGCTTAATTACTCCAGCGGTAAATACTGAAAATCtgcagatttttttttattactatttCAAAAAGTCTAATAAATGAAATcgaaaaaattagtttttttaacaaaagaaatcaagaaaattgaaTTTAGCTAATAAATGGGCAGATGTTGTAAACGGCTGGTAACATTTATATCATATTGACGtgacatatattaattaatgatgGTGATGTgtactaattatttttttcaaacaaaaaaaaagtttcatTATTCAGATTGTTATGCAAAGAAAATAGATAACCTAATATGACAAAAATAATTATGCTTTCGTTATGTTTTTAcagaaatattttacttttatttttttcaaagaaattaatatattttttaaagaaaattcgAAATATAGACCATTTTGCGAGAGGAAGAAAATAAAGTTTGGATATTGGGTgacaattaaatattttgtttatttttgaaagtgACAACTATAGaattataataaccaaaatattaataaatattaaatacataAGTAATTATCAAGTAGACACATACGTTTGgcacaataataaaaaaataacaaaactaaATGTTTTATagaatcaagaaaaaatattgatataaattttgcaaAACAATGTCTTTCAAAGCTGGATTCAAGATTATAAAATCTCCCCTCGTTTCCCTcgttaaataatttaagttagtcaactattatatattatattatatttattacatCATATATTTCTCAGAAAGTCACCTCATAGTACGATAATAAGCAATTGTTTATGTTAagatctaaataaataaatttaaatttttttcccaatttctcaaatacattaaagcacctcctttcattgaatcatttctaATTCGCAACTCAGCATATGTAAATTGTCCATTTCATTTCATTCTCCGAACTTAATTATCTTCAATGGAGAGATCACAAAACACACCTGAAACTCAATCTCCTCAACACCTTTCCAACAATGGCTTCCCAATAATTGCCATCTTAATATTAGCCATAGCAGCCACAGCTTTCCTACTGATCAGCTACTACATTTTCGTGACCAAACGTTACTTCATATGGCAACAACTCGACCCTTTACGACGTTTTTCATTCAGGCGAACACCACCGAGTGTAAATCCGTCGGCATCTCATTCGCCTTTGTGGCAGAATCAAGGGCTCGACGAATCGCTAATTCGGGAACTTCCAACTTTCCAGTATAGCAAGAGCGAGTTTGGACACAGCAGTGCTCTTTGGAGATGTGTGGTGTGTCTGACAGATTTCCAAGAACATGAATTGTTGAGAGTTCTTCCCAAGTGTAATCATGCATTCCATTTGGATTGCATTGATTTATGGCTTCAGAACTGTTCCAACTGCCCTTTATGCAGATCGGCCATTTCAGGCCGTAACCGCTTCCGGTTTGATAAAATATTGGCGCCTAATTCATCACCTCAAGATCCACAGCCAATGGTTGGAAGTGAAGAAGATTTTGCAGCGATTGAACAAAGTGGGGAAGATGGGAATGGTGGTTTAGCTAATAGACAGCAGGAAAGAATCAATTTGAGCAGTTTCTTGGCACAACCTAGAAGCCATTCATCAAGAAAGTTCGAGCAGAATGTTGGGAAATCAAAACCAAGACAATTTCAGCATGTTTCGATCATGGGAGATGAAAATTCTCACTTTTCAGTTCAGCCCATCAGAAGATCTTTCTCTATGGATTCCGTGGTGGATCGCCATGTTTACTTGTCAGTTCAGCAAGAAATTATAAGGCAAAACGGGGATCTTAGTCAGGTTAGAAGCAACGAAGAAAGCAGCGGCAGAAGCCAAAGATCGTTCTTTTCGATTCGACATGGAAGAGGATCAAGAAATGCAGTTCTTCCAATCGAGTTTTAGCACGCAAAAGGAAAGTTTCCTCCCTCAACTAAAATTTTGCATCCACCCCTTCGTATagcaaatgaaataaaaaagcaGGCACAGGCAAAAGGAATTGTTACACTAATTTTTTTcgtgaatgaaaaatattttgttccaTGTTTGGGTGATTTCTTTATTCTAGACCACCAGGCGTGATTGAGGAGCCAGCGATATTGCAAATGGAGTCgaatggaaaaaaaatgaagttcAAGATACTGCGATCTTGGGGAAAAGATCAGATCCTAAGCTTGCAAAACTctcttcaaaaatattattttaaccgAAATCCCACATGCTCCAAATACTATTTGGCTTGTATAATAGTTATAcaatacttaaaaaatatagaacCAGTTCACTTTTGCAGCTAAATTTGGTGCTATATTAACCAAGTAATTGTCATTTTCCTGAAAAACGTGAAGCAGTTTCAAACAATTAATAAGAATGTATCATCAAACATAGCAAAAAACTTGAAATGAGCAGCAAATGTAGCATCAAATGGGGCTCCCCCCTTCCCCCCAAGCCATTCAAGCTGACCTTTTACATGCACATGCTTCTTCAAAATTGTTTAATACTGACAACCAGACTTCTATAACCCTTTTGACCAGTGAAGTGAGAACATGATCCATGTGACATAAACTCCACTCTCCaggcaaaaataatatttttacttgtttgggtcattttttatttattcacaaTATTGGTTAAACTTCGAATGTAAAGTAAAGAACAGCAAGACAtgtttataaaacatttaatccaGAGAGAGAGTTTCCAACATTGAATGTGCATAGCTTCATGAGAACAAGACACGAATCAAATTCAAACACTAAATACTTATCAGCAGCATATACTAAACCTCAGGTAGCTTCAAGAATTGCCGAAATACTTATCTGATTGTTTTGagataaaaacttaaaaaggCAACTTCTCCAAACTCCATATAAGCATTATTTATTGTAAAACAGAATTCCGCCGTACAGTGCATTGTATCACCTTTCCACGGCTGGGTTATTGTATTCCAAATCATTTGCAGTTGAAGTTTCATTATTTCGAGGCAAAGGTAATGCCTTCATAAGAGATTCACAGACAGAACCACTAGCTTTGTTCTTTAATTCCTCGAGAACTTGTACAGCTTCATCATATTCATCGCGTGCACTAGGTCCATGTCCCTCCCAGCCTTCAACTACTTTCTCCTGAAAGTTAATCGCTAGTGGATAGCTgcaaaattgaaaaaaagagGTTCAGGCGATCACAATTTTTTCCCAACACAAATGAGTGAAATTGCGCAACAGGCACATCtaaatggaaaaaaatattagaattcGCAGGATCTAAGATATCTGTCCTCTCATATAGAGCAACCCTATATCAATGACTGGAATACGCGGAAAATTGGCTACATATCCCAAATTGAAAACAATTTCATGCCAAAATACAGGACGAAATCATCTTGCAAGTAATTTACTGGCGTTTTGAATCAAGGTTTTAAATACTGCCACTTGATCAAGCCATTggactaaaaaaattagtaatgaTGCATAAAAACTTCATATCGAATTGGAAATTTTGAAGTGAAATTCAATCAAATCATTAGTAGATGTAACAATATCTGGATACAATTGAGTGATTACATTTTTTTCCATCTTTTTCTCAAATATAATCAGATTTTCACATTTATATCTCAAGTTCTACGTTTAACC of the Primulina huaijiensis isolate GDHJ02 chromosome 1, ASM1229523v2, whole genome shotgun sequence genome contains:
- the LOC140990251 gene encoding RING-H2 finger protein ATL1-like, giving the protein MERSQNTPETQSPQHLSNNGFPIIAILILAIAATAFLLISYYIFVTKRYFIWQQLDPLRRFSFRRTPPSVNPSASHSPLWQNQGLDESLIRELPTFQYSKSEFGHSSALWRCVVCLTDFQEHELLRVLPKCNHAFHLDCIDLWLQNCSNCPLCRSAISGRNRFRFDKILAPNSSPQDPQPMVGSEEDFAAIEQSGEDGNGGLANRQQERINLSSFLAQPRSHSSRKFEQNVGKSKPRQFQHVSIMGDENSHFSVQPIRRSFSMDSVVDRHVYLSVQQEIIRQNGDLSQVRSNEESSGRSQRSFFSIRHGRGSRNAVLPIEF